The sequence ATATAAGCAGGAAATTAACCCGGTACCGTGCGTATACACAACAAAGAGAAATAAAGAACCTAGAGTCCAGTTTCTTAAATGTTTCAAAATTGCCCTCCCATTGTTTTGTTGAATCATGTAAGTGTAACCTAGAGTCCAGCTTCTGCTCGAGGCCATGACCGCAAGCAATGCAACACGGTGACTTTCGGTAACAAGACATCTGTTGCAAGAAAAAAAGAAGAGTGGTTCTTCTACACCCACTCTTGGTGCACCCACGGTGCACCCACGCAAGAAAACATACcaaaacattttaaaaaaatatgaaacttcatggaaatgatcatcaacaaatgttatgggggcttgcaaaatttggtggtcaaataacattcgaggagcACGTCACATGCATGGTGGCGCTCCACACCATTGTCTCCGTTGTCACCAACAGCCTCGTTATCGCGCATACGCTCAAGTCTCCCTTGAACCATTGCTTTCTCGTTGACTTTTGGAAGTTGTGAACGATATGTTTCATAGTTGTTTTCTCCGACAATCTCACtcttgtcatcatcatcatcatcattatttgaGCTCCACTCAAACTCTACAACTATTGCTTTCTTGTTGTCTTTTGGAAGATGAGAACCAAACGAATCATAGTTGATGTCTTCTAAGACCCAGGGACCATGAACATCATTATCAAACGCTTGCACGCGCTTAAGATCATATTCGCCCTTCAAAACCCACTTCGTCTGACCATACGATTCATCTAGGATCCAAACTCGAAAGACATCCTTAATGAATGATGCAATGCACACCCTGTTTTTTGGATTTTCCTAGACAAGAGTGCACCCTGATATCCATATCCGTCAGTGGTTTGATCACACGGTACGTATCATCTGACAAGGATATCCTGTAAAATCAAATAACTcttataaatatgtaaaataaataaACAGACTAATTGAGTAGCCATTTTATTGTGGTTATAATAAGCGTCGGCATGATCAAACTAGTAATGGAATGGGTCGAGACGTTGAGTACATATATACCTCAAGAAAAAATTATTTGACTGTGCACGTAAAGTGCTCGTCGCCAATAGACGGCACCATAGTGCCACCCATGTTGCAGTCGCAGCCGCAACTCAGCAACAATCCCTGCAGCATTACCTTGTCTAGCAAAAGACCTCTCCTCCCAACGACACGACTTTGAGGAGAAGACATTCATGATGCATGTAGATGGCGGCCATTCAGATTTGTCGACCAAAGGGTCTACATAATCCTCAGGACCTCAGTAGCCACGGTCTCCGGGCTGACAAGGCCTCGGGGGCAGACAGGGGACCCTGAACACCTGGTAGTGAGGCGACAAGGTGGGATCGAGAGCTAGATACCGACCGAAAACACGGCTCATCCCCATGGGGTCGGTGAAGGGCATGAGCGGAGGCAAAGGATCCCAACGTCGCGTGGCAGGGTTGACCACGCACTCGCTGGTCAAGAGAAGACCGTTACAGTGCTCGAATACGGTATTGTCATCCTCCTCATAGGGATCCTCGAGGGGAGGCAAGAAGTCAAGCTTGGCGTAGATCTTCTTGCAAGAGGAGGAGGGACGGGAGAAGAACTCTGAGAATGTGTGGCAGCCGAAGTTCATGAAGATGCcggcgagcgagagccggagcaggtCCGCGCGCAGGAGGCGGCGCTCGTCGATGGCGCGGCGCCAGGCCTTGCTGACACAGCGCGACACGGCGAGGCAGCGCGGTGGGAGACGGCGGAGAACGTCGGCCAGCACGTCGTCGGGTAGGTCGACGCAATCTCGCTGCCGCAGGCGGCGCTCCATGGAGCGATCCGGCCCATAGCTCAGACTGGCTACGCTTTACTGTCGATCTCTccttgatggatggatggatggatggatccgaTCCGATATGTATATTGACCAAAGCTGTGCAGGAAGTCGGCCCGCACGGTACAAAAAGAAAGCTAAGAAAAGCTAGAGTCCACTTTTTCCACGGCCTACAACAGCTCTTTAATACTCCTATATAATCCTAAAAAAACATACTATAGTTGTTTTCTTTAACACAATATACAATCGTACAATAACGACCGCTGATGGCTGCGGGCAAGGGCAGGATCCAAGCTTCACCGGAGACACTCTTGATGACAGATATGTCATCGCTTGGAGCACCCCGTGAGACAACAACTAAGATTAAGCCTTTTGAGAAATAAACAATGCAACCTAAAACCCGCTCAAGATTGACAAAATGCCATTCTCTCGCGCTAAATTCACGAAGCGGGGGACCAAAGGACGGAATGGACAAGGGACTCGATATCCTGGTAAACCCCAAACCGATCGGTTGGAGGAAGAAGGAACCACGAAAGATGCACAAGACAGGGAGAATATCATCTCTACCGATCGGTTTAGAGCGAAGGCCAATCTCTGGGGACAACACACGTATCATGCCAATCTTCGTGGAGCAACATGCTTCTCAGTATGTTTATCTCTTGCCCTGTGATGCAAACCTGGCGCATACTGGTTTACttcgtatatactccctccgttcctaaatacttgtctttctagagatttcaacaggtgactacatacgaatcaaaatgagtgaatctacactctaaaatatgtctacatacatccgtatgtcgtAGTCCTTTTAAAATGTCtcgaaagacaaatatttggaaaCGAAGGGATTACTAGCTAGATGCTTAATTGATTCAAACTCACATGCATGATTCACACGAGAATCTAGCTATTTCGTAATAATAGTAGTGTACCGCTAGCTAACGGCATAACAATAACGATCAATTTATCTCTAGGAAGTAAACATAACCAAAGCAACCTACTAAATAACAATAGTAGTGTACCGCTAGATGCTTTATTTGTTTCTAGGATAGTCACCGGTCCAGCATGGCGTGTATGGAAAATATCCTTGTACCCCTAGTTCCTCCTGTAATTGGTCTTCCATTTGCTGGTATTGCGTTGGGCAGATGTTCCCTAAGCATTCCACCCGTGAGCTATTCAAATGATATGCATGCACTGTAGCCTTCCACTCCCTTTCCTTGAAGCTGCTTAAGAAGAGAATCTCTTTGTAGGGGTGAAATCCGAGTACGTTGCATGCATTGTGACGCTCTCCAACCACGTCTCCGTTATCATCAAGAAGATCACTATCATCGTTATCACGCTCAATTCTCCCTTGGACAATTGCTTTCTTGTTGACTTCCGGAAGTTGTGAACGAAGTGTTCCATAGTTGTTTTCTCCGACAACCTCACTCTTGTCATCAGCATCATCATCGTTATCTGAGTTCCACTCAAACTGTTCAACTATTACTTTCTTGTTGGATTTTGGAAGCCGAGAACCAAATAAATCATAGTTGATGTCTTCTAAGACCCAGGGACCATGAACATCCTTATCAAACGCTTGCACACGCTTAAGATCATATTCACCCTTCAACACCCACTTTGTCTGATCATACGATTCATTTAGGATCCAAACTCGAAAGACATCCTTAATGAATGATGCAATGTATACCCCCTTTTTGGATTTTCCTAGATAAGAATACACCCTGATATCCATATCCATCGGTGGTTTAATCACACAGTACTTATCCTCAGACAAGGATATCCTGCAAAATCAAATAATTCACATGAATATGTAAAGTAATCTGACTAATAATTGAGTAATTCGTTTGTTGTGGTTACAGTAAGCGTCGACATCAAACTAGCTAGTGATGTAATGGGTTGAGAGCACACATACCTCATGAAAAAATTATTTTGGCAGTGCACGTAAAGTGCTTGTCGCCAGTAGACGGCACCAAAGAGCCACCTTTGTCGCACCTCAGCAACAATCCCTGCAGCATTACCTTCTCTGGCAAAAGACCTCTCCTCCCAGTGGCCCGACCTTGACGAGAAGACATTCATGATGCATGGAGCCGGCGGCCATTCAGATTTCTCCACCAAAGGTTCTACATAATCTTGAGGACCTCGGTAGCCATAATCTCCGGGCTTATAAGGCTTCGGGGGCAAATAGGGAACCTTGAACACCTGGTAGTGTGGCGACACGGTGGGATCGAAAGCTAGATACCAACCGAAAACACGGGTGAGCCCCATGGGATCGGCGAAGAAAGGCCTAAGCAGAGGCAAAGGATCCCAGCGTCGCGTGGCAGGGTTGATCACGCATGTGCTGGTCAATAAGAGACCATTACAGTGGTTGGAGACATAGTAGTCCATATTGGGATCCTTGAGGGGAGGCAAGAAGTCGAGCTTGGCGTTGATCCTCTTGGAAGAGGAGGGACGGGAGAAGAACTCCGGGAAGGTGTGCTCGTCGAAGTGCATGAAGATGCCGGCGAGCGAGAGCGGGAGCAGGTCTGGGCGCAGGAGGCGGCGCTCGTCGATGGCGCGGCACCAGGCCTTGCTGACGCAGCGCGACACCGCGAGGCAGCGCGGCGGGAGATGGCGGAGCACGTCGGCGAGCACGTCTTCGGGTAGGTCGCCGCAATGTCGCTGCCGCAGGCGGCGTTCCATGGAGCGATCCGGCCCGTAGCTCAGACTGGCTACGCTTACGATCGATTTCTCCttgtatggatggatggatggatcggatCCTATATGTATATTGACACGGCACGGTACAAAGAAAGCTAAAAAAAGCTAGAGTCCACTTCTTGCACGACCTACAGCAGCTGTTTAATATATACTAATATAATCCTAAAAAAAcagctgttttttttttttgaaattgtccAGCAATTGCTGGCTATTTCATTGATTCATAGCAGGGAGAACATGATGAAGAAAACATGGTGCGCGACGGTCATTGACCAAGGAGAAAATTGTAGAGAAAATAAAAATAGAGATGTCACTCATAATCTAACACTCTCACGAAGGATCCCCAAGGGGCTCTCAATGCAGCTTGCTCCCGCAAGTCTCCAAAGTTCCAAAATACTTTGCAAAATTCTCATAATGTCCGGTGAAGATGCCACCTTGTTTTGGAACGTGCATTTGTTTCTCTCCCGCCAGATCTCCCAGCATACCGCAAGAAGCATGGTTTTGACTCCTTTTCGATCCCTGGTGCCGCCCCGGTGATGATATCTCTGGTTATTGTCACTGGTTGTTTCTGGCTGCACTCATTCTTTGGCGTTAAAGTGGAGCAGCCACGCCATGTCGCCACTTGTTGCCATACACTCCAGGCCGTGGGGCACTCCCAGATAATGTGCTTGCTTGTTTCAAAATTTCTGTGGCATAGTTGGCAGAAATAGCCATTTGGCCAGCCCCGTCGTTGCAGTCTGTCATTTGACCAGACACGATTTTGCAGCAGCAGCCAGCAGAACATCTTTACCTTCCCTGGAGCCCACGCTTTCCCGATGATGCCTTCAAAAATTGAATTGTGTCGCCCCTGAAAATGCATGTTGTAAGCTGAACTTGCTGTGTATTCTCCTTTTGCCTCCATGTTCCACCGAATTTGGTCCCTCACTGCTCCATCTAACTGGATGTTTGCCTCTCGGATCCTTCGGTGCAGCTGCAGGAATTCAGGGAGTATCTGGCTGGTATCACCGTGCTCAAGGTCGTTGATCCATGCTTCATTTTGTAGAGCTTCTGAAACTGTCCTGTTTTTTCGCTTGGAGTGCTTGAACAGGGCTGGGTAGCGTTGAGCCAGCGTCTCCGGGCCAAGCCATGTTGATTGCCAGAAAGACGCTGTTGTACCATCTCCAATGGTGACCGTTGCAGCTGCAGCAAACAGGGCTCTGTCGACGTCGTCACATGGCGGTGGTGTGCCAACCCATGGCCTGTCCGGGTCTTTCCAGGCAATCCATAGCCATCTTAGCCGTAGTGCTCGACTAAAGCTTTGCAGGTCCAGGATCCCCAGCCCTCCTTTCTCAGTTGGCGCACAAACTGTTGGCCAATTTACCTTGCAGCTGGCCCCTGTTGTTGTTTTTTTGAAACAGTACAATCGAACTAACTCACATGCATGAGCATACACtcaccctatgaacgcacacacgcacaccctacctttATGGACAcattcgaaagactgagccgacataacatcttgagattttacgaagtcaccatagatgCCTCGCAGTCGACTGGTACGTCTCTTCCCACTTAATGAACATCGCCGGAAGTCTAAAATAAGTCCAGAAATAATACTAGTATCAGTGTCAAATCTAGAACTTGAACCGTGATGGGCTGAGCATACCACTGTCTTCCTAACAATCTAAGCACAGGTTTAATATATGTACAGCTACAATGTTTGAGGATGAAATAAAACAACAATGTTTCAACAACATGCATGTGTATCTTTCTTTTTTTCTGTGTAGGTGTACCTGTACAAGCCAAGGTACCAAATCTTTTGAGCCCCATGAAGTATGATTACATATATCAATTTCAAGGTATGAGATTGCTAACTGAACCTGCCGCACCGTCCAAATCTGTTTAGCCCCTCCATTGCAACCTTGCATTATGTTGTTTAGTTGAATCCGGAAATTTTTTCTACTTCTATTTTTTAATAATAATTTAGTTCAAGAAATCTCAAGCCATTTAATAGGTGAAATGTATGGGTATGATATGGTTCATGATACTG comes from Triticum aestivum cultivar Chinese Spring chromosome 5B, IWGSC CS RefSeq v2.1, whole genome shotgun sequence and encodes:
- the LOC123115596 gene encoding uncharacterized protein encodes the protein MERRLRQRHCGDLPEDVLADVLRHLPPRCLAVSRCVSKAWCRAIDERRLLRPDLLPLSLAGIFMHFDEHTFPEFFSRPSSSKRINAKLDFLPPLKDPNMDYYVSNHCNGLLLTSTCVINPATRRWDPLPLLRPFFADPMGLTRVFGWYLAFDPTVSPHYQVFKVPYLPPKPYKPGDYGYRGPQDYVEPLVEKSEWPPAPCIMNVFSSRSGHWEERSFAREGNAAGIVAEVRQRWLFGAVYWRQALYVHCQNNFFMRISLSEDKYCVIKPPMDMDIRVYSYLGKSKKGVYIASFIKDVFRVWILNESYDQTKWVLKGEYDLKRVQAFDKDVHGPWVLEDINYDLFGSRLPKSNKKVIVEQFEWNSDNDDDADDKSEVVGENNYGTLRSQLPEVNKKAIVQGRIERDNDDSDLLDDNGDVVGERHNACNVLGFHPYKEILFLSSFKEREWKATVHAYHLNSSRVECLGNICPTQYQQMEDQLQEELGVQGYFPYTPCWTGDYPRNK